The Triticum aestivum cultivar Chinese Spring chromosome 3A, IWGSC CS RefSeq v2.1, whole genome shotgun sequence genome includes a region encoding these proteins:
- the LOC123060803 gene encoding activating signal cointegrator 1 complex subunit 1 isoform X2: MEQGQGATNNAPKHRKTDSPVQRWRPVSTQASSPKAHLDDLSNSARKQTVGTSISDSENLASDENTMEVMGEKYPSSVEVDVPLMRFLKGKGGSVQKQIEQETGVKIIFPSAKEETLVALEGKSAESIRKASERISKILEEAVQSPMLDYSHFISLPLAIHPALVEKLNNFQRSILGASASNVDSDKDESLSEGSMEEIDEAANPSVSVKLPVKEEISVIVKMDNKGSQPEFGIDKSIFIKPKTFHLTVLMLKLWNKDRIAQASEVLQSISSQVNEALENRPISIRLKGLTCMKGSPARARVVYAPVLEIGGEGRLVRACKVITDAFVKSGLVLERDAKQELRLHATIMNVRHRKSKKSNRRNDSFDARAIFRQYGEQDWGEYPVPAVHLSQRFKFDEGGYYHCCCSIPLPEVAQTE, translated from the exons ATGGAACAGGGGCAGGGAGCTACAAACAATGCGCCGAAACATAGGAAAACAGATTCACCTGTGCAGAGATGGAGGCCAGTCTCAACACAAGCATCTTCCCCAAAAG CTCACCTTGATGACCTATCCAATTCCGCAAGGAAGCAAACGGTGGGGACTTCCATCAGTGATAGTGAGAATTTGGCATCGGATGAAAACACTATGGAGGTAATGGGAGAAAAATATCCCTCTTCTGTTGAG GTAGATGTTCCTCTAATGCGTTTTCTCAAAGGAAAAGG TGGATCTGTGCAGAAGCAGATTGAACAGGAGACTGGAGTTAAAATCATTTTCCCATCTGCAAAGGAGGAAACACTTGTTG CCCTCGAAGGCAAAAGTGCTGAAAGTATTAGAAAAGCATCAGAGAGGATTTCAAAGATCCTTGAAGAG GCTGTTCAAAGTCCAATGCTAGATTACTCGCATTTCATATCACTTCCGTTGGCCATCCACCCGGCTCTTGTCGAGAAGCTAAATAACTTCCAGAGGTCGATCCTCGGGGCGTCTGCATCTAATGTGGATAGTGATAAGGATGAAAGCCTAAGCGAAGGTTCTATGGAAGAAATTGATGAAGCAGCGAACCCTAGTGTTTCAGTCAAGCTGCcagtcaaagaagaaatttctgtcATAGTGAAAATGGATAATAAGGGCTCCCAACCAG AGTTCGGCATTGACAAGTCGATATTCATAAAACCCAAAACGTTTCACCTAACGGTTCTTATGTTGAAGTTGTGGAACAAGGATCGTATTGCTCAGGCTTCTGAAGTCCTCCAG TCAATATCTTCCCAGGTAAATGAAGCTTTGGAAAACCGACCTATCTCTATACGACTTAAGGGTCTG ACATGCATGAAAGGCTCACCAGCTAGGGCCCGTGTTGTATATGCTCCAGTACTTGAAATTGGTGGAGAAGGGCGCCTTGTTCGAGCTTGCA AGGTAATAACTGACGCCTTCGTCAAGTCAGGCCTGGTTCTTGAAAGGGATGCCAAACAAGAATTGAGG TTGCATGCAACCATAATGAATGTGCGCCACAGGAAGAG CAAGAAATCGAACCGAAGAAACGATTCGTTCGATGCTCGGGCTATATTCAGACAATACGGGGAACAGGATTGGGGCGAGTACCCAGTACCGGCAGTGCACCTATCGCAGAGGTTCAAGTTCGACGAGGGTGGATACTACCATTGCTGCTGCTCGATTCCCTTGCCTGAGGTGGCTCAGACGGAGTGA
- the LOC123060803 gene encoding activating signal cointegrator 1 complex subunit 1 isoform X1 translates to MFAHGSLARFSQLARRPLRAAGSPLRCCLQGSVGPNNLPSSAMEQGQGATNNAPKHRKTDSPVQRWRPVSTQASSPKAHLDDLSNSARKQTVGTSISDSENLASDENTMEVMGEKYPSSVEVDVPLMRFLKGKGGSVQKQIEQETGVKIIFPSAKEETLVALEGKSAESIRKASERISKILEEAVQSPMLDYSHFISLPLAIHPALVEKLNNFQRSILGASASNVDSDKDESLSEGSMEEIDEAANPSVSVKLPVKEEISVIVKMDNKGSQPEFGIDKSIFIKPKTFHLTVLMLKLWNKDRIAQASEVLQSISSQVNEALENRPISIRLKGLTCMKGSPARARVVYAPVLEIGGEGRLVRACKVITDAFVKSGLVLERDAKQELRLHATIMNVRHRKSKKSNRRNDSFDARAIFRQYGEQDWGEYPVPAVHLSQRFKFDEGGYYHCCCSIPLPEVAQTE, encoded by the exons ATGTTCGCGCACGGCTCTCTCGCGAG GTTTAGCCAGCTTGCTCGAAGGCCCCTGCGCGCCGCTGGCTCCCCGCTCCGCTGCTGCCTTCAG GGATCAGTTGGTCCAAATAATTTGCCCTCCTCTGCCATGGAACAGGGGCAGGGAGCTACAAACAATGCGCCGAAACATAGGAAAACAGATTCACCTGTGCAGAGATGGAGGCCAGTCTCAACACAAGCATCTTCCCCAAAAG CTCACCTTGATGACCTATCCAATTCCGCAAGGAAGCAAACGGTGGGGACTTCCATCAGTGATAGTGAGAATTTGGCATCGGATGAAAACACTATGGAGGTAATGGGAGAAAAATATCCCTCTTCTGTTGAG GTAGATGTTCCTCTAATGCGTTTTCTCAAAGGAAAAGG TGGATCTGTGCAGAAGCAGATTGAACAGGAGACTGGAGTTAAAATCATTTTCCCATCTGCAAAGGAGGAAACACTTGTTG CCCTCGAAGGCAAAAGTGCTGAAAGTATTAGAAAAGCATCAGAGAGGATTTCAAAGATCCTTGAAGAG GCTGTTCAAAGTCCAATGCTAGATTACTCGCATTTCATATCACTTCCGTTGGCCATCCACCCGGCTCTTGTCGAGAAGCTAAATAACTTCCAGAGGTCGATCCTCGGGGCGTCTGCATCTAATGTGGATAGTGATAAGGATGAAAGCCTAAGCGAAGGTTCTATGGAAGAAATTGATGAAGCAGCGAACCCTAGTGTTTCAGTCAAGCTGCcagtcaaagaagaaatttctgtcATAGTGAAAATGGATAATAAGGGCTCCCAACCAG AGTTCGGCATTGACAAGTCGATATTCATAAAACCCAAAACGTTTCACCTAACGGTTCTTATGTTGAAGTTGTGGAACAAGGATCGTATTGCTCAGGCTTCTGAAGTCCTCCAG TCAATATCTTCCCAGGTAAATGAAGCTTTGGAAAACCGACCTATCTCTATACGACTTAAGGGTCTG ACATGCATGAAAGGCTCACCAGCTAGGGCCCGTGTTGTATATGCTCCAGTACTTGAAATTGGTGGAGAAGGGCGCCTTGTTCGAGCTTGCA AGGTAATAACTGACGCCTTCGTCAAGTCAGGCCTGGTTCTTGAAAGGGATGCCAAACAAGAATTGAGG TTGCATGCAACCATAATGAATGTGCGCCACAGGAAGAG CAAGAAATCGAACCGAAGAAACGATTCGTTCGATGCTCGGGCTATATTCAGACAATACGGGGAACAGGATTGGGGCGAGTACCCAGTACCGGCAGTGCACCTATCGCAGAGGTTCAAGTTCGACGAGGGTGGATACTACCATTGCTGCTGCTCGATTCCCTTGCCTGAGGTGGCTCAGACGGAGTGA
- the LOC123060804 gene encoding VAN3-binding protein has translation MEECLDQQQQKKSSNGQLQRLEGIEEEGGPAPAEKWPPTTVRAPETPTETMEFLARSWSLSAAEISKALKVLSSKGVCDIPDVGVVAGAGKEQRSPPPPVDAAMAVSQAGDGGVGGGVTSPPFSPRAGSMDAQLLRATAAAGRAGGGKTTMGAWIKEQKEKKRAEARSRNAQAYAATSVAGVAAAVAALVAGAVFSSSPAPPPPPPATRGDGGAKTAAAIASAAALVASHCVEMAQAMGASHDQILGSIQSAVNAQASGDIMALTAGAATALRGAAMLRARLHKEIQATALPGDAGRAAPERDISPLIFVSRGGELLKRTRQGILHWKLVTAYIDPNFQVIIKMKSAHMAGTFIKTKKCVVVGVRAEVAAWAGREVEEGGRRRGYFGVRTEERVIEFECRSRQEQHRWVQGITEMLNRRDNMNMNITHLVVN, from the exons ATGGAGGAATGCCTTGAtcagcagcagcagaagaagagCAGCAATGGTCAGCTCCAGAGGCTCGAGGGCATCGAGGAGGAAGGCGGCCCGGCCCCGGCGGAGAAGTGGCCTCCGACGACGGTGCGGGCGCCGGAGACCCCGACGGAGACCATGGAGTTCCTCGCAAGGTCCTGGAGCCTTTCGGCCGCGGAGATATCCAAGGCGCTCAAGGTCCTGAGCAGCAAGGGCGTCTGCGACATCCCCGACGTGGGCGTCGTCGCGGGCGCAGGTAAAGAGcagaggtcgccgccgccgccagttgACGCGGCAATGGCGGTGTCGCAGGCAGGCGACGGCGGTGTGGGAGGAGGAGTGACGAGCCCGCCGTTCTCTCCCAGGGCCGGTAGCATGGACGCGCAGCTCCTccgagccaccgccgccgcggGGAGGGCAGGGGGCGGCAAGACGACGATGGGCGCGTGGATCAAGGAGcagaaggagaagaagcgcgccgaGGCCCGGTCCCGCAACGCGCAGGCCTACGCGGCGACGTCcgtggccggggtggcggcggcggtggccgcgcTGGTCGCCGGCGCGGTGTTCTCGTCCTcacccgcccctcctcctcctccccccgccacgaggggcgacggcggggcgaagacggcggcggccatcgcgtcggcggcggcgctggtggcgtCGCACTGCGTGGAGATGGCGCAGGCGATGGGCGCGAGCCACGACCAGATCCTGGGGTCGATCCAGTCGGCCGTGAACGCGCAGGCGAGCGGCGACATCATGGCGCTGACCGCCGGCGCGGCGACGGCGCTGCGCGGGGCCGCCATGCTGCGGGCCAGGCTCCACAAGGAGATCCAGGCCACCGCCCTGCCCGGGGACGCCGGCAGGGCGGCCCCGGAGCGGGACATCTCGCCGCTCATCTTCGTGTCCAGAGGCGGCGAGCTGCTCAAGCGCACGAGGCAGG GGATACTCCACTGGAAGCTTGTGACGGCGTACATAGACCCCAACTTCCAGGTGATCATCAAGATGAAGAGCGCGCACATGGCGGGCACGTTCATCAAGACCAAGAAGT GTGTTGTGGTGGGCGTCCGGGCGGAGGTGGCGGCGTGGGCGGGGAGGGAGGTGGAGGAGGGGGGCCGGCGGAGGGGCTACTTCGGGGTGCGGACGGAGGAGCGGGTGATCGAGTTCGAGTGCCGGAGCAGGCAGGAGCAGCACAGGTGGGTGCAGGGCATCACCGAGATGCTCAACCGCCGCGACAACATGAACATGAACATCACCCACCTTGTTGTAAACTAA
- the LOC123060805 gene encoding casein kinase 1-like protein 3 isoform X2, with protein sequence MRQRSTTPCKEEVCGIANVKWCGVDGEENVLIIDLLGPSLENLFVYCGRKFTLKTVLMLADQMLTRIEFMHSKGYLHRDIKPDNFLMGLGRKANQVYVIDFGLAKRYRDSTTNRHIPYREHKNLTGTARYASSNTHLGIEQSRRDDLESLGYVLLYFLRGSLPWQGLKAATKKQKYEKICEKKISTPIEVLCKSCPVEFASYFHYCKSLTFDQRPDYGFVKRLFRDLFDRQGYDFDYVFDWTVLKYKQGQKTQHVPGATIARAIPAHLDKRAGVNGDVHPNEAHEQMESSHMTGSAAQLQRQNMAASARNENPKNDGNSRHVVCIDAFHQNQGFDSNTGSPSACFPTLPHNAPAR encoded by the exons ATGAGGCAAAGATCTACAACGCCCTGCAAGGAGGAAGTAT GTGGCATTGCGAATGTTAAATGGTGTGGTGTAGATGGGGAGGAAAATGTTCTTATCATTGATCTGTTGGGGCCGAGCTTAGAGAATTTGTTTGTCTACTGCGGCAGAAAATTCACCTTGAAGACTGTCCTAATGCTTGCAGACCAAATG CTTACAAGGATAGAATTTATGCATTCCAAAGGATACTTGCATAGAGACATAAAACCTGACAATTTTCTAATGGGTCTCGGCCGGAAGGCAAATCAG GTCTATGTAATTGATTTTGGGCTTGCAAAAAGATACCGGGATTCTACTACGAATCGACATATTCCTTACAG GGAACATAAGAACTTAACTGGCACTGCACGTTATGCAAGTAGCAACACTCACCTTGGAATTG AGCAAAGTCGACGGGATGATTTGGAATCTCTTGGCTATGTTCTCCTATATTTTCTCCGAGGAAG TCTCCCCTGGCAGGGACTAAAAGCTGCAACGAAAAAGCAGAAGTATGAGAAGATATGTGAGAAAAAGATTTCGACACCTATCGAG GTGTTATGCAAATCCTGTCCGGTAGAATTTGCATCTTACTTCCACTACTGCAAGTCGTTGACATTTGATCAGCGGCCTGATTATGGATTCGTGAAGCGCCTTTTTCGAGACTTATTCGACCGCCAAG GTTATGATTTTGATTATGTCTTTGACTGGACTGTTTTGAAATATAAACAAGGCCAAAAGACCCAG CATGTTCCTGGGGCAACTATTGCTCGAGCAATCCCAGCACATCTTGACAAACGAGCGG GTGTAAATGGGGATGTCCATCCAAATGAAGCCCATGAACAGATGGAGTCAAGCCATATGACCGGGTCAGCTGCACAGTTACAG AGGCAAAATATGGCTGCCAGTGCCAGAAATGAAAACCCGAAGAATGATGGGAATTCAAGACATGTAGTGTGTATCGACGCTTTTCATCAAAATCAGGGTTTTGACAGCAATACTGGCTCTCCTAGCGCTTGTTTTCCGACACTTCCGCACAATGCCCCAGCAAGGTGA
- the LOC123060805 gene encoding casein kinase 1-like protein 3 isoform X1 — protein sequence MDRIVGRKFKLGRKIGSGSFGVIYLATDMDTYEIVAVKIESSSSKHPQLFYEAKIYNALQGGSGIANVKWCGVDGEENVLIIDLLGPSLENLFVYCGRKFTLKTVLMLADQMLTRIEFMHSKGYLHRDIKPDNFLMGLGRKANQVYVIDFGLAKRYRDSTTNRHIPYREHKNLTGTARYASSNTHLGIEQSRRDDLESLGYVLLYFLRGSLPWQGLKAATKKQKYEKICEKKISTPIEVLCKSCPVEFASYFHYCKSLTFDQRPDYGFVKRLFRDLFDRQGYDFDYVFDWTVLKYKQGQKTQHVPGATIARAIPAHLDKRAGVNGDVHPNEAHEQMESSHMTGSAAQLQVASLVELEMWKCSTRLHFF from the exons ATGGACCGCATCGTCGGCCGCAAGTTCAAGCTCGGCCGGAAGATCGGCTCCGGCTCCTTCGGGGTCATCTACCTCG ccACGGATATGGACACCTACGAGATCGTCGCGGTGAAGATT GAAAGTAGCAGCTCAAAGCACCCCCAGCTGTTTTATGAGGCAAAGATCTACAACGCCCTGCAAGGAGGAA GTGGCATTGCGAATGTTAAATGGTGTGGTGTAGATGGGGAGGAAAATGTTCTTATCATTGATCTGTTGGGGCCGAGCTTAGAGAATTTGTTTGTCTACTGCGGCAGAAAATTCACCTTGAAGACTGTCCTAATGCTTGCAGACCAAATG CTTACAAGGATAGAATTTATGCATTCCAAAGGATACTTGCATAGAGACATAAAACCTGACAATTTTCTAATGGGTCTCGGCCGGAAGGCAAATCAG GTCTATGTAATTGATTTTGGGCTTGCAAAAAGATACCGGGATTCTACTACGAATCGACATATTCCTTACAG GGAACATAAGAACTTAACTGGCACTGCACGTTATGCAAGTAGCAACACTCACCTTGGAATTG AGCAAAGTCGACGGGATGATTTGGAATCTCTTGGCTATGTTCTCCTATATTTTCTCCGAGGAAG TCTCCCCTGGCAGGGACTAAAAGCTGCAACGAAAAAGCAGAAGTATGAGAAGATATGTGAGAAAAAGATTTCGACACCTATCGAG GTGTTATGCAAATCCTGTCCGGTAGAATTTGCATCTTACTTCCACTACTGCAAGTCGTTGACATTTGATCAGCGGCCTGATTATGGATTCGTGAAGCGCCTTTTTCGAGACTTATTCGACCGCCAAG GTTATGATTTTGATTATGTCTTTGACTGGACTGTTTTGAAATATAAACAAGGCCAAAAGACCCAG CATGTTCCTGGGGCAACTATTGCTCGAGCAATCCCAGCACATCTTGACAAACGAGCGG GTGTAAATGGGGATGTCCATCCAAATGAAGCCCATGAACAGATGGAGTCAAGCCATATGACCGGGTCAGCTGCACAGTTACAG GTCGCCTCTCTTGTGGAGCTAGAAATGTGGAAATGCTCAACTAGACTCCATTTCTTTTAG
- the LOC123060805 gene encoding casein kinase 1-like protein 3 isoform X3 encodes MDRIVGRKFKLGRKIGSGSFGVIYLATDMDTYEIVAVKIESSSSKHPQLFYEAKIYNALQGGSGIANVKWCGVDGEENVLIIDLLGPSLENLFVYCGRKFTLKTVLMLADQMLTRIEFMHSKGYLHRDIKPDNFLMGLGRKANQVYVIDFGLAKRYRDSTTNRHIPYREHKNLTGTARYASSNTHLGIEQSRRDDLESLGYVLLYFLRGSLPWQGLKAATKKQKYEKICEKKISTPIEVLCKSCPVEFASYFHYCKSLTFDQRPDYGFVKRLFRDLFDRQGYDFDYVFDWTVLKYKQGQKTQHVPGATIARAIPAHLDKRAGVNGDVHPNEAHEQMESSHMTGSAAQLQRQNMAASARNENPKNDGNSRHVVCIDAFHQNQGFDSNTGSPSACFPTLPHNAPAR; translated from the exons ATGGACCGCATCGTCGGCCGCAAGTTCAAGCTCGGCCGGAAGATCGGCTCCGGCTCCTTCGGGGTCATCTACCTCG ccACGGATATGGACACCTACGAGATCGTCGCGGTGAAGATT GAAAGTAGCAGCTCAAAGCACCCCCAGCTGTTTTATGAGGCAAAGATCTACAACGCCCTGCAAGGAGGAA GTGGCATTGCGAATGTTAAATGGTGTGGTGTAGATGGGGAGGAAAATGTTCTTATCATTGATCTGTTGGGGCCGAGCTTAGAGAATTTGTTTGTCTACTGCGGCAGAAAATTCACCTTGAAGACTGTCCTAATGCTTGCAGACCAAATG CTTACAAGGATAGAATTTATGCATTCCAAAGGATACTTGCATAGAGACATAAAACCTGACAATTTTCTAATGGGTCTCGGCCGGAAGGCAAATCAG GTCTATGTAATTGATTTTGGGCTTGCAAAAAGATACCGGGATTCTACTACGAATCGACATATTCCTTACAG GGAACATAAGAACTTAACTGGCACTGCACGTTATGCAAGTAGCAACACTCACCTTGGAATTG AGCAAAGTCGACGGGATGATTTGGAATCTCTTGGCTATGTTCTCCTATATTTTCTCCGAGGAAG TCTCCCCTGGCAGGGACTAAAAGCTGCAACGAAAAAGCAGAAGTATGAGAAGATATGTGAGAAAAAGATTTCGACACCTATCGAG GTGTTATGCAAATCCTGTCCGGTAGAATTTGCATCTTACTTCCACTACTGCAAGTCGTTGACATTTGATCAGCGGCCTGATTATGGATTCGTGAAGCGCCTTTTTCGAGACTTATTCGACCGCCAAG GTTATGATTTTGATTATGTCTTTGACTGGACTGTTTTGAAATATAAACAAGGCCAAAAGACCCAG CATGTTCCTGGGGCAACTATTGCTCGAGCAATCCCAGCACATCTTGACAAACGAGCGG GTGTAAATGGGGATGTCCATCCAAATGAAGCCCATGAACAGATGGAGTCAAGCCATATGACCGGGTCAGCTGCACAGTTACAG AGGCAAAATATGGCTGCCAGTGCCAGAAATGAAAACCCGAAGAATGATGGGAATTCAAGACATGTAGTGTGTATCGACGCTTTTCATCAAAATCAGGGTTTTGACAGCAATACTGGCTCTCCTAGCGCTTGTTTTCCGACACTTCCGCACAATGCCCCAGCAAGGTGA